A single window of Treponema primitia ZAS-1 DNA harbors:
- a CDS encoding endonuclease/exonuclease/phosphatase family protein encodes MLRLFLCILPALIIGGCSLSAGVEDHGSPQGSLRIVTWNVQALFDGSQTGTEYSEYLNEAGWAEDKFSARVNAIAQAIGRIADGVPDIIALEEIENSPCLEAIAQSDLSKYGYGYTFFSKNKGASLGIGVLSRIPFTETRVHGMVWDQETAPRPVLELWLRPEDTPLVLFVCHWKSKLGGDDNTETLRRASARVILRRIREIRAEYPNVPAVIMGDLNENYDEFYRRDRKILSALLPDDPDAADFIRADFIPADYIGTGTGNGENFLILSSEKPPAASYVDSSIPAFYSPWGQELQKGSYYYKNDWETIDHFLLSEQFFDRAGWDFSSCRVLDQEPFVNAKGIPDTYSPRTGQGLSDHLPLMLVLTNY; translated from the coding sequence ATGTTACGGTTGTTTCTTTGTATACTCCCGGCGCTGATTATCGGGGGTTGTAGTTTGTCGGCGGGGGTGGAGGACCATGGTTCGCCCCAGGGAAGTTTACGGATAGTCACCTGGAATGTGCAGGCCCTTTTTGACGGGAGTCAAACCGGGACCGAGTATAGTGAATATCTTAATGAGGCCGGCTGGGCGGAGGATAAATTTTCCGCCCGGGTAAACGCCATTGCCCAGGCCATAGGCCGGATAGCCGACGGGGTTCCGGACATCATAGCCCTGGAGGAGATTGAAAACTCCCCGTGTTTGGAGGCTATCGCCCAAAGCGATCTTTCAAAGTACGGCTATGGGTATACCTTTTTTTCCAAGAACAAGGGAGCGTCCCTGGGAATTGGGGTATTAAGCCGTATCCCCTTTACGGAGACCCGGGTCCATGGCATGGTCTGGGACCAGGAGACCGCCCCGAGACCGGTATTGGAACTCTGGCTGAGGCCGGAGGATACTCCTCTGGTCCTCTTTGTCTGCCACTGGAAATCCAAGCTTGGCGGGGACGACAACACCGAAACCCTGCGCCGGGCTTCTGCCCGGGTTATCCTTAGGAGGATCCGGGAGATACGGGCGGAGTACCCTAATGTACCCGCCGTAATCATGGGGGACCTGAACGAAAACTACGATGAGTTTTACCGCCGGGACAGAAAGATACTCAGCGCCCTGCTGCCGGATGATCCGGATGCTGCGGATTTCATCCGTGCGGATTTCATCCCTGCAGATTACATCGGTACAGGAACGGGGAATGGGGAAAATTTTTTAATTCTGAGCAGTGAAAAACCACCGGCGGCATCCTACGTTGATTCGTCCATACCGGCCTTCTATTCACCCTGGGGACAGGAATTGCAGAAGGGTTCTTATTATTATAAGAACGACTGGGAAACTATCGATCATTTCCTGCTATCGGAACAGTTCTTTGATCGGGCGGGATGGGACTTTAGTTCCTGCCGGGTTCTGGATCAGGAGCCCTTTGTTAACGCCAAGGGAATCCCCGATACCTATAGCCCCCGTACCGGCCAGGGCTTGAGCGATCATCTCCCCCTGATGCTGGTGCTGACTAATTATTGA
- a CDS encoding TrmH family RNA methyltransferase has product MRNKLTNELAVCGLNAVKALGETHPERINRFFLREDRLPLFTKLCKNLAEWKRPYKICDDEELERVCKSNRHQGVAAMIDEPLVEGLSQEDLDTWAREGKTGLLLSAVGNDHNLGAIVRSAAFFDVSYVVLSDADEAAQLTTSAYRVAEGGMEHVEFRKLKNTPGFLKSAAKSLLIIGADHRARLRIRDLKAVVGEHGVGRPGIALVMGNEETGLSPEIKEHCTSLVRIPGSGVMESLNVAQAATLFLHEIYEL; this is encoded by the coding sequence GTGCGTAATAAATTGACCAACGAGCTGGCGGTCTGCGGGTTGAACGCCGTGAAAGCCCTGGGGGAGACCCATCCTGAACGGATCAACCGGTTCTTCCTCCGGGAAGACCGGCTGCCCTTGTTTACCAAGCTCTGCAAAAACCTGGCTGAATGGAAGCGGCCCTACAAGATCTGCGACGATGAAGAGCTGGAACGGGTTTGCAAGAGTAACCGCCACCAGGGTGTGGCGGCCATGATTGACGAGCCCCTGGTGGAGGGCCTTAGTCAGGAGGATCTTGATACCTGGGCCCGGGAAGGGAAGACGGGGCTTCTCCTCTCTGCCGTGGGCAACGACCACAACCTGGGAGCCATAGTCCGTTCCGCAGCTTTTTTCGATGTGTCCTACGTGGTGCTCTCCGACGCCGATGAGGCTGCCCAGCTTACCACCAGCGCCTACCGGGTTGCGGAAGGCGGTATGGAACATGTGGAGTTCCGGAAACTGAAAAATACACCAGGCTTCCTGAAAAGCGCCGCTAAATCGCTGCTTATTATCGGGGCGGACCATAGGGCGCGGCTTCGGATACGGGACCTGAAGGCCGTTGTTGGGGAGCATGGTGTCGGGCGTCCCGGGATTGCTCTGGTGATGGGTAATGAGGAAACCGGCCTTTCCCCGGAGATAAAGGAACACTGTACCAGCCTGGTGCGTATCCCCGGAAGCGGCGTCATGGAAAGTCTCAATGTGGCCCAGGCGGCAACCCTTTTCCTCCACGAAATCTATGAGCTCTGA